A section of the Cottoperca gobio chromosome 17, fCotGob3.1, whole genome shotgun sequence genome encodes:
- the LOC115022428 gene encoding carboxypeptidase N subunit 2 — translation MDKDLSQILFLVLLLCHKVNTQTCPYNCQCFTSVQILCADERITFLPTNISREVKDFIVIRSAVSYLYPHTLEKSPQITKLIFISNVLRSIHSQAFENLTELQELEISGNPWLEHLYLGTFSKQGNLTKLLLNFNMFKTVLPGMFDSLKELETLQMKGNLISDLPAFLLLNLHNLRVLDLSQNKLEDVKRETFSGPAGLEILKMNNNLISNLTSDTFHNISQLIELHLEGNKISELVEHIFCVLTNLKVLNLRGNLLTTFSDEVFGFDVSNLKELNLKGNRLTELSSLSSLTSLTDIILSSNQLSDLPEGIFRNVTALENVDLSENQLTVLPEKIFNDLSSIKAIHLNKNNLSKVDAKLFEDQPLIQQLYLSDNQLETLPLGLLDPFIIQHTVRLHGNPWKCDCHMLYLHDWVLRNGRDVEMLDRMLCASPGFLRRRAVMSINKDQLACPESDDDMPDLRGCSLQASGDTVIINCKVDAFSPLTVKVQFHEADGSITEHILKNEPQCSNETMIEIPFQ, via the coding sequence ATGGACAAAGATTTGAGCCAGATCCTGTTCCTGGTGCTGCTTCTCTGTCACAAAGTCAACACTCAAACTTGTCCATACAACTGCCAATGTTTTACTTCAGTCCAAATACTGTGTGCTGATGAGCGGATCACATTTTTACCCACAAATATTTCCAGGGAGGTCAAAGACTTTATTGTAATTAGATCAGCCGTATCGTACCTGTACCCTCACACTTTAGAGAAGAGCCCCCAAATCACCAAGCTCATCTTCATAAGTAATGTACTGCGAAGTATTCACTCGCAGGCTTTTGAGAATCTGactgagctgcaggagctggagaTCAGTGGGAACCCTTGGCTGGAGCATTTATATCTGGGGACTTTTTCAAAGCAGGGAAACCTGACTAAACTGCTGCTTAACTTCAACATGTTCAAGACCGTGCTTCCTGGCATGTTTGACTCTCTTAAAGAGCTTGAAACTCTGCAGATGAAGGGAAACCTCATATCAGATCTGCCTGCATTCCTTCTCCTGAACCTCCACAATCTGCGAGTCCTGGATTTGTCCCAAAATAAGCTTGAAGACGTAAAAAGGGAAACTTTCTCTGGCCCTGCAGGACTGGAGATCCTGAAAATGAACAACAACCTCATCAGCAATCTTACATCTGATACGTTCCACAATATCTCTCAGCTCATAGAGCTTCACTTGGAGGGAAATAAGATATCAGAACTCGTTGAACATATCTTCTGTGTGTTGACCAATCTGAAGGTGCTGAACCTCCGTGGAAACCTCCTCACAACCTTCAGCGATGAAGTGTTTGGATTTGATGTCTCAAATTTGAAGGAACTGAACCTTAAAGGCAACAGATTGACTGAGCTGTCCTCTCTGAGCAGTTTGACATCTCTTACCGACATTATCTTGTCCTCTAACCAGCTCTCTGACCTTCCTGAGGgcatatttagaaatgttacaGCCCTGGAGAATGTGGACCTGTCTGAAAACCAGCTCACCGTGCTGCCCGAAAAGATCTTTAATGATCTATCGAGCATCAAAGCGATCCACCTAAACAAGAACAACCTGAGCAAGGTGGACGCCAAACTGTTTGAGGACCAGCCACTAATTCAGCAGCTCTACCTGTCTGACAACCAGCTGGAAACTCTCCCACTGGGCCTTTTAGACCCTTTCATCATCCAGCACACAGTGAGACTGCACGGGAACCCGTGGAAATGCGACTGCCACATGTTGTATCTGCACGACTGGGTGCTGAGAAACGGCCGAGACGTAGAGATGCTTGACAGGATGCTCTGCGCAAGCCCCGGCTTTTTGAGAAGACGAGCGGTCATGTCCATCAACAAAGACCAGCTGGCGTGTCCGGAGTCTGATGATGACATGCCTGATCTCCGCGGCTGTAGCCTACAAGCTTCCGGTGACACTGTGATCATCAATTGTAAAGTAGATGCATTCTCTCCACTAACAGTGAAGGTTCAGTTTCACGAGGCTGATGGCAGCATTACGGAgcatattttgaaaaatgagccTCAGTGTAGCAATGAGACAATGATCGAGATCCCCTTTCAGTAG
- the LOC115022696 gene encoding transcription factor HES-1-B-like has translation MPAGTLERTSPSAVAATPASGDSTPEKPRSLTENRKSSKPIMEKRRRARINESLGQLKTLILDALKKDSSRHSKLEKADILEMTVKHLRNLQRLQMTAVVNPDPTVLGKYRAGFSECVGEVTRFLSTCEGVNTEVRTRLLSHLAACVTQINAVNFYTPHPGVLGLGQTGTQIPAASAPQMSCKSGSAMHTSPEVMKLYGGFQVVPTPDGQFAFLVPSAALMPLGSQNSSHMSPVAPPVTSDSVWRPW, from the exons ATGCCTGCCGGTACTTTAGAGAGAACATCTCCATCCGCTGTCGCTGCCACACCGGCAAGCGGGGACTCCACACCGGAAAAACCCCGGAGTCTGACAGAGAACAGAAAG tcCTCAAAACCAATCATGGAAAAGCGGAGACGTGCGCGCATCAACGAGAGTCTGGGTCAGCTGAAGACCCTCATCCTGGACGCACTCAAGAAAGAT AGCTCCAGACACTCCAAACTGGAGAAGGCGGACATCCTTGAGATGACTGTGAAGCACCTCAGGAACCTGCAGCGACTTCAGATGACTG CTGTTGTGAACCCAGACCCAACTGTCCTCGGTAAATACCGAGCCGGGTTCAGCGAGTGTGTAGGAGAGGTCACCCGTTTCCTGTCCACGTGTGAAGGGGTGAACACAGAGGTGAGGACTCGTCTCCTCAGCCACCTGGCAGCCTGCGTGACACAAATCAACGCGGTGAACTTCTACACGCCTCACCCAGGGGTTCTGGGACTCGGACAGACTGGTACACAGATTCCAGCGGCCTCCGCTCCACAGATGTCTTGCAAAAGTGGCTCAGCGATGCACACCTCCCCCGAGGTGATGAAGCTGTACGGTGGCTTTCAGGTGGTGCCCACACCGGATGGACAGTTCGCTTTTCTTGTTCCCAGCGCAGCTCTCATGCCTCTGGGTTCACAAAACAGTTCTCACATGTCACCTGTTGCACCTCCGGTCACCTCAGACTCTGTGTGGAGACCCTGGTAG